In Oryza sativa Japonica Group chromosome 8, ASM3414082v1, the sequence GTTCTATAATAAAGTATAGATATCACTGTATCGGAGTTATCGAACTCTATGAATTTCCCTCTAGGATGTTTTGTTTTCCGATACCATCAATACACCAGATGAATGGTTTTCCATGAGTTGTTAGTCACTTTTGTCCAAAGTCCAATTGAGAAACAACAATTCATTGACATTGTTTTCTATAGCTCTGTTTTATTTTGAGCTCCTGGTGACCCTTACTTTTCacaaataatttatgaatagtACTACAAGAAAGAACATTCATTCCACTCCAACCCTTTTTTATCGAACCTACAACCCATGCATTTTTACTAAGCCTCGTCTTACCAAATGGTATAagtattaaaatattaaaactgAGTATGTTAAAATAAAGACTTGATGGAGTGATCAAACAATGCTTGGATTATCAATTCCGCAGCAAGACATTCTTGGTGGTAGTTGCAGTTCATGCATGCTTCTATCAAACATGTCAATGACCTCACTCATGGAAGGCCGGTCTTCAGGTGTACATTGGATGCACCAAAACCCTATTGTCACCAACTTGCGAGCAACCTCTGATATGCAAGTGTTTCTACTATCAATGCCTTCGGTAGCAGCACCACAAAATTGATTCAAGTTGTCATATAACCATTCAGGGAAATACTTGCTTACGGTCTGCATGCTTGCATTGGTATTTTCCCTTGCTCCAACCATTTGAAGAATTAGCATCCCATAGCTATATACATCAGACTTGGTGGTCACGGCTCCATGGTGTCTCCAAAACACTTCGGGTGCCATATAGCCAATTGTTCCCCTTGCACCACCAATAGAGATTTTGCTCTCTTTTGGCTTACACAACTTTGCTAATCCAAAATCGGATATTTTTGGACGGAAATCTTGGTCTAGCAAGATGTTTTGTGGTTTGATGTCAAGGTGGACAACACGATGATTACACCAACGGTGGAGGTAATCAAGCCCTTGTGCAATTCCAACCAAAATCTCGTATAACTTCTCCCAGCTTAGGGATTTCTCTCCTTGCACGGTGTCAACTACACCAACTGCGTATTTATCGAGGGAACCATTGGGCATGTACTCATAGACGAGAGCTCTTTTTGATCTATGCAAGCACAATCCTAACAGAGTGACAACATTGATGTGTGATGTTCTGCCAATGCTGACCACCTCATTGATGAAGTCCTCTGCATCATCCTTCGTGTCCTCCAGCATCTTCACTGCTATCTCACTGCCATCAGACAAGCTGCCTTTATAAACTGTACCATATCCACCCTTTCCGAGGGTGTGGGCAAAAGATTTAGTCATCTTTCGAACTTCAGAGTAAGTGTAACTTTTTATTTGTGTCCGTAGGAGGGACTCAATTCTTGGTGAATTTGTTGATCTCCATTGCCAAGGGGACAAATGCATGTGTTTCTTATAAACTTGGAAGACCGCAAGAACCAATATGCTTATCCCCAGAAGACTTGACGTAGAAGCTATTATGTCTGAAAAGGAATTGGAGCTTCAAGGCATAAGAACATAACATATGGCATGTTTACAATGTTGGTATTAAGAGTCCTCTTATGTAGTTGTAACCAATCAACACCAAGAGGTACGTTTATCAATCAATATCTCCTAATT encodes:
- the LOC4345302 gene encoding PR5-like receptor kinase, yielding MNMASHVLLHLFLCCTTLRAAAALSFDYDFAAVGRDVAAANLVFMGNASYAGDRINLTRLGTWSTGRVAHRQLVRLWDDGAGGSVTSFTTAFSFAIGRNSTNQADGMAFYVGPPADTLAPDMTGGFLGLIPNTGEASPRTVGVEFDTCRNPWDPQDGVIDHIGVDVNQIVSQNFTALPTLTLAGVMRAEIRYDAAARKMVVNLTANGSNYGVEAAVDLRAAGLPQDAAVGFSAATGELVESHQLLSWSFNSSTADGSISSSDPPVVPESKKKRTKTYIIASTSSLLGISILVLAVFQVYKKHMHLSPWQWRSTNSPRIESLLRTQIKSYTYSEVRKMTKSFAHTLGKGGYGTVYKGSLSDGSEIAVKMLEDTKDDAEDFINEVVSIGRTSHINVVTLLGLCLHRSKRALVYEYMPNGSLDKYAVGVVDTVQGEKSLSWEKLYEILVGIAQGLDYLHRWCNHRVVHLDIKPQNILLDQDFRPKISDFGLAKLCKPKESKISIGGARGTIGYMAPEVFWRHHGAVTTKSDVYSYGMLILQMVGARENTNASMQTVSKYFPEWLYDNLNQFCGAATEGIDSRNTCISEVARKLVTIGFWCIQCTPEDRPSMSEVIDMFDRSMHELQLPPRMSCCGIDNPSIV